Genomic window (Nitrospirales bacterium LBB_01):
TAGCAATTTCATAAAGCGATGTACTGGCTGTGTTTATTTTGTTGCTGCTAATAGGGTAATGTCTGCTTCTCAGCCATTCATAAAGTGTGAACGTGTCTATGGATGGGTTTGTAAAGCGCTTTCCAGTTAATTTTTTAGTTTCTCTGTCTAAAAATGTAAGATCAATCTCAACACAGTGCCCCACTACTACATCATCTCCGCAAAAGGCAAGAAACTCCTTTAACACGTCTTCTATGCTCTCAGATGCACAAACGTCAGATGGTGTAATGCCGTGGATGGTAACGCAAGGGCCGCTGAAGGCAATTTTTGGATTGACCAGCTTGTAAAAGAAGTTTGTGAGCATAATCTTACTGCCGGCCATTTTCACGGCTCCTATAGAGACGATAGAATCATTTTTGTAATCAAGACCTGTAAGCTCAAGGTCAACCGATACACAGGCCATGGAATCAATTGGGGCATTAAGCTCTACTTCATCATGTTTGCGTTTAAATAATCTATTCCATGCGTTTACCATATCATCTCCCTGTAGATATCTATAACCAAATGTTGTACTTTAGATATGATTTGAAATGCCTCTTTAATAGTTCTTTTCTGAAGATTTGTCAGTTTATCGGGTCTGATAAAATTGTCAGGCTGCAGTCCATTTCTGATTTTTTCGTATTGGTGCTGAACTCTCAGCATTATTATAAACTCAAAGGCATGTATAAGCTCCTCAGCATATTCTTTGACTATACTGTTGTAATCAGAAAGAAGTTCTATACGCTCAATTGTGGATGTAGCGCTGATTCCTTTTTCAAGAGAGAAAAGTCTTGCTATATCAACAATAGGCGCCAGTGCTTTGACTTTGAGGTTTAATTTATCCTTGTGTTCGCCGCTTTTTTCAACAACGAATGTTTTGAGAAAACCGATAGGCGGGGCGTTTCTTATGGAAAGGCTTGCAACGCCTCCCAGTAGAAGTCTGTTACCTGCTATATGGGATTGGAGGTGGTTTCTGAATGCTGTTAGCAGGTTTTCATCTCCATAAATTGCTCTGGAATCAAAGAGAGTTACAGTGTTAAGTACGGCCTCAGGGGTAGGAGTAGCGGTCCATGAGGCGATATACTTTTTCCACGTTTTCAGCGGTTGACACCAAACGGGGTTAGATGCCATGTAGTTGGCTGGACATGGAGAAAATCCAACCTTTAACAAACTATCCCTTATAAAAACAGAAAAACCGGAAAAATAATTTTTAGCTGCCTGAGCTTCGTTTTCATCTACCGGATCGTAGTATATAATTGCATTGTCCTGGTCGGTCTTAAATGTCTGTTCTTTTCTGCCCTCGCTGCCAAACCCAATCCAGACAAATGGAACAGGAGGAAGCCCAAGTTCTTTTTCGGCTATTTTTATGACTTTCCTTACAAGTCTGTCATTTATCTC
Coding sequences:
- a CDS encoding 3'-5' exonuclease — encoded protein: MVNAWNRLFKRKHDEVELNAPIDSMACVSVDLELTGLDYKNDSIVSIGAVKMAGSKIMLTNFFYKLVNPKIAFSGPCVTIHGITPSDVCASESIEDVLKEFLAFCGDDVVVGHCVEIDLTFLDRETKKLTGKRFTNPSIDTFTLYEWLRSRHYPISSNKINTASTSLYEIAKHYAIPVTHSHNAIMDAYVTAQLLQRFLHELVNYGVKQIGDLLRIGNPSKGGFSTITSGEFSNF